DNA sequence from the Cupriavidus sp. WKF15 genome:
CTTCGCGGAGTTGGGGACCAGCAAGTCCGGATTGTTGTCCGGCACCAACCCATACCAGTCCGGCGACAGATAAATCTCACTATAAGGATCACCATTCCTCGGCAACGCCAGCGTCTCCTTGCCACCCTTGCGCTCCCGCACCTTCAGCCAAGGCTTGCCATCGTTGTAGTCGGCCGTCGGCAACAACTCCAACCCACCCGGCGCCTGCGACAAAATGGCAACCACCTCTGCCGCGTTCCGCCCCAGAATCACCTGCTCCACCCCCTCGAATCCCGCACGCATGCGCTTGTACGTGGCCGGTGCACCCGTGGCGGGTTGCACGCCGTGCGAGACGCCCAGCACCTTGTCGCACTGGTGAATCTCGGTCAGCGCACGGCTCACCAGTCCGCCCATCGAGTGGGTCACCACTATCACCTTCTCGGCCATCGGACGACCCGGCTTGCGGCGCCGGATGCTGCATTGATTACTGCCTTCGCCGTCGGGTGTGTCCTCGACGATGACCGTCTTGCCTTCGTTGTAGTACGGCAGGATCGTGTTCTCGATCAGGTCCTTGATGGCCGCACCGGAGTCGCGATTGCTCTGCAGCCAGTTGTAGCCGCCGGCCCAGACATCGAACTGGTAATTGGCCGCGTGCAGGATTTCCTCGCGCGTCAATGCCTCGCCACGGTCCGCACCCCAGTCCGAAGGCGGGGATTGGCCATCTTCGGCTGCCCAGCCCTTCAGGTCCGCTACGCAGCGCTCGAAATCGTATTCCGCCAGTGAGTTCAGGAGGTGCTGCAAATCGCCCATGAACGGGTGGTAGGAGGAACGCATCAATGCTCCCCAGCCGCGCACAACGAGCACGTTTCTGGGCAACCCGCTCAGGCCGGCGTCGATCGGCCCGCTGGGATCGACCTCCACCGTTGCGGTTGCCAGGTCGCCGGCGCGGTCCTTCGCATTCTTGAACAGATAGCTGAAGAGTTGGCAGATGGCATCTGCCGCGCCGCGCAGGTCCGTGTTTGGCGGACGCCAGGCGATATCCTTCCCTTCCTTTTTCCTGAGATTGGTGCCCATGATGCCGGGCAAAAAGAGGACAGGAATAACGTAAGGTTTGGCCAGGACGATCTTTTCACGCTGATCTTCCGCTGGCGTCAGTGTCACCGGGGCATATTGATCGCCGTCGTCGTTGATGATGCTGCGGTAGAGTAGGTAGCCGGGGTTTTCCATGGTGGCGGTGGAGGGCCGGTATTGGCCTGCAATTGAGCGAGTCCGAGGCAAGTTATCTGCCGGACGGAACGCCCGGATTGACCAGCCGCAAGGAAGGTGCCGAGCGGGGACTTACACCGAGCTATAGCTGGCCGGCCGGCGGCAGCGGCAACCTGGATCGCGGGCACGGCGCTGAAGGACCTGTCCGACGGCAACCTGGCCAAGGTGGGCGAGAATCTCGCCATTGGCGGCCGCATTGAGATAAGGGAGGAACACCGCATGATGTCAATCCGGTTGCATATGGCCGGCATGCTGGCGGCGGCCCTGACCGTGCTGACGGCCGGCTGCGCAACCCAGGGACCGTCTCCCGCGGAAGTCAATGCCGACTTTGCCGGCAAGTCCTACGTGCTGCTGGGAGAAGTCCACGATAACCCCGCCGGCCAGCAACAGCGCCTCGCCGCGCTGACCCACGCCATCGAGCAAGGCTGGCGCCCCGCCATTGCCATGGAACAATTCGACCGCGAACGCCAGGCCGATATCGACCGCGCGCGCCGCGAACGAGCGGACGACGCCGACTACCTGATCGCGCAGGCCGGCGGTGGCGGCTGGCAATGGCCGCTGTACCGGCCGGTGGTGGCGCTGGCGCTGGCGTACGACCTGCCGCTGCTGGCCGCGAACCTGTCGCGCGCCGACGCGGCGAAGATCGTGCGCGGCGGCCTTGACGGCCTGTTCACGCCGCAGGAGCGTGCCCGGCTGGGCCTGACCGGCACGCTGCCGCCGGACCTGGTGGCAGCGCAGACCGCGGTGCTCGACGAAGGCCACTGCGGCAATTTCCCCAAGGCCATGCTGCCCGGCATGCTCGACGCGCAGGCCGCGCGCGAT
Encoded proteins:
- a CDS encoding ChaN family lipoprotein, producing the protein MSIRLHMAGMLAAALTVLTAGCATQGPSPAEVNADFAGKSYVLLGEVHDNPAGQQQRLAALTHAIEQGWRPAIAMEQFDRERQADIDRARRERADDADYLIAQAGGGGWQWPLYRPVVALALAYDLPLLAANLSRADAAKIVRGGLDGLFTPQERARLGLTGTLPPDLVAAQTAVLDEGHCGNFPKAMLPGMLDAQAARDAVMAATLRPYAARGAVLIAGNGHVRNDIGVPRWLGADAGKAVSVGYLEHGQGNPAGFDRVVTVAPVERGDPCRDAVVGKAIPVAASAPAAR